The Bemisia tabaci chromosome 5, PGI_BMITA_v3 genome includes a window with the following:
- the LOC140224692 gene encoding uncharacterized protein: protein MVAFQAVSAVMLALLHFNSLKPSTAMVQLQPNQVQIPPVFGVRNSDLLQKAQGVNLCGHLTKRSPNHVVTNANKECSDAVVAFRNLAPVNQRQCPGARDGKCKKSIGKWYWYCSVQVNAASAMAQCLLPPRTVNFSTCVRELDLNRLLGILTIE from the exons ATGGTTGCGTTCCAAGCTGTTTCAGCTGTGATGTTGGCATTGCTGCATTTCAATTCTCTTAAG CCCTCAACTGCAATGGTTCAACTTCAACCAAATCAAGTTCAAATTCCTCCAGTCTTCGGCGTCCGGAACTCCGACTTATTGCAGAAGGCCCAGGGAGTAAACTTGTGCGGTCACTTGACGAAAAGATCACCCAATCACGTCGTGACGAACGCCAATAAGGAATGTTCCGATGCGGTGGTGGCCTTTAGGAATTTGGCACCTGTGAACCAGAGACAATGTCCCGGTGCCCGCGACGGGAAGTGTAAGAAAAGCATTGGTAAATGGTACTGGTACTGCTCGGTCCAAGTGAACGCCGCCTCCGCCATGGCCCAGTGTTTGTTGCCGCCCAGGACTGTTAACTTTTCTACTTGTGTCCGTGAATTAGATCTTAACCGGCTGCTTGGTATTCTAACTATCGAATGA